One window of Neorhodopirellula lusitana genomic DNA carries:
- a CDS encoding proline racemase family protein, whose product MQVIDSHTEGEPTRVIVSGGPDLGTGSLTERLIRFREQADCYREFAVNEPRGWEAIVGALLCEPNDPSCDAGVIFFNNVGYLGMCGHGMIGVAVTLHYLGRIGLGIQRIETPVGVVTVDVVGANEVTIENVPSYRLRKNVRVEVDGIGTVEGDVAWGGNWFFMVHGSPVPLKRENLDELVLLSRRVSAALAAQGHTGENGAVIDHVEFAIESATPPVDGEGCNSVNFVLCPGGIYDRSPCGTGTSAKLACLAADGTLLPNEQWIQDSVTGGRFRASYRPGASLPDGKETIVAKITGRSFICGETTLINQEGDPFGQPVEEGQVSELGQALKVKEGSGAKSMGSDHAS is encoded by the coding sequence ATGCAAGTGATTGATTCGCACACCGAAGGCGAGCCGACTCGTGTGATCGTCAGCGGTGGTCCTGACCTAGGGACCGGCTCACTTACCGAGCGGTTGATACGGTTTCGTGAACAAGCGGATTGTTATCGCGAGTTTGCCGTCAATGAGCCTCGCGGTTGGGAAGCGATCGTTGGAGCGTTGCTATGCGAGCCGAATGATCCTTCGTGCGATGCTGGCGTGATCTTCTTCAACAATGTTGGTTATCTCGGCATGTGTGGCCATGGAATGATCGGCGTCGCAGTGACACTGCACTACTTGGGACGTATCGGGCTTGGGATTCAGCGAATTGAAACCCCGGTGGGTGTCGTCACGGTTGATGTGGTCGGTGCCAACGAAGTCACCATCGAGAATGTGCCCAGCTATCGGCTCCGCAAGAACGTGCGTGTCGAGGTGGATGGAATCGGTACCGTGGAAGGCGACGTTGCCTGGGGCGGTAATTGGTTTTTCATGGTCCATGGCTCGCCGGTTCCGTTGAAAAGAGAAAACCTGGATGAGCTTGTCTTGCTGTCCCGGCGTGTCTCGGCGGCGCTCGCGGCTCAAGGTCACACCGGCGAAAACGGTGCGGTGATTGACCACGTGGAGTTCGCGATTGAGTCGGCGACGCCTCCGGTCGATGGCGAAGGCTGCAACAGCGTGAACTTCGTGCTGTGTCCCGGCGGGATCTATGATCGTTCCCCTTGTGGAACGGGGACCAGTGCAAAACTGGCATGCTTGGCTGCCGACGGCACGCTTTTGCCGAATGAGCAGTGGATACAAGACAGCGTGACGGGCGGAAGATTCAGAGCGAGTTATCGTCCTGGGGCGTCGCTGCCCGATGGAAAGGAGACCATTGTCGCCAAAATCACAGGGCGATCCTTCATCTGTGGCGAAACGACTTTGATCAACCAAGAGGGTGATCCGTTCGGGCAGCCTGTTGAAGAAGGGCAGGTCTCGGAACTGGGACAGGCTTTGAAGGTGAAAGAAGGTTCGGGAGCGAAAAGCATGGGGTCCGACCATGCCTCGTGA
- a CDS encoding sulfatase encodes MITNKYIMFPLALCWLGISTVTAEEQRPNVLMLCIDDMNDWCGFLGGHPQAKTPHMDRLAAKGVNFTNAHCTAPGCSPSRNALLLGVEPHKSGLYPFYKLKDVDREVTDRYTNLPRLFKENGYTTCGVTKVFHNPDNTYQEEETWDEYASYGDLKIKGAEGKGFLADEKDRKKRYMKVCPGVNPLSDFVDYRTASHAVRFLEKSHEQPFFLAAGFIRPHVEFITPEANYDRFPAKISPPPILGSDFDDVPLVGQSMARQSVVESFEQNDCWDEVRRGYLSCISFTDDNIGRVMTALEKSSYLSNTIVVLWSDHGFHLGEKRSYTKFSLWEESTRVPFIIWDPRGQNGNGQTCSEPVGLINVYRTLCEMTGITPPEYVDGQSLVPWLENPTKPMDQPAMTTWGRGNYTLRTKDWRYTRYFDGTEELYNHAKDPQEWTNLASNPEYAEMKRDLAKKWLPKTEAPRVLSGKALDNVWDADKPLQKFKTK; translated from the coding sequence GTGATTACCAACAAATACATCATGTTCCCGCTGGCTCTCTGCTGGCTTGGCATTTCAACCGTGACGGCGGAAGAGCAACGTCCCAACGTGTTGATGCTTTGCATTGACGACATGAACGACTGGTGTGGTTTCCTGGGCGGTCATCCACAGGCCAAGACACCCCACATGGACCGGCTTGCGGCAAAGGGCGTCAACTTCACCAACGCACATTGCACCGCGCCAGGATGTTCTCCCAGTCGCAACGCGTTGCTGTTGGGAGTCGAGCCCCACAAGTCTGGGCTCTATCCGTTTTATAAACTCAAGGACGTGGATCGGGAGGTTACGGACCGCTACACCAATCTTCCGCGCTTATTCAAAGAGAACGGTTATACGACCTGCGGCGTCACCAAGGTGTTCCACAATCCAGACAACACCTATCAAGAGGAAGAGACTTGGGACGAATACGCTTCTTACGGCGACTTGAAAATCAAAGGCGCCGAGGGCAAAGGTTTCCTGGCCGACGAGAAGGACAGGAAGAAACGATACATGAAGGTTTGCCCGGGCGTGAACCCGCTAAGCGATTTTGTCGACTACCGGACAGCGTCGCATGCCGTTCGCTTTTTGGAAAAGAGCCACGAACAGCCTTTCTTTTTGGCTGCCGGGTTCATCCGACCTCACGTTGAATTCATCACGCCCGAAGCGAACTACGATCGGTTCCCCGCCAAAATCTCGCCACCGCCCATTCTTGGAAGCGATTTCGATGACGTTCCGCTGGTTGGGCAGTCGATGGCTCGCCAATCGGTTGTGGAGAGTTTCGAGCAAAACGATTGTTGGGACGAAGTGCGACGTGGCTATTTGTCTTGCATCTCGTTCACCGACGACAACATTGGTCGTGTGATGACGGCACTGGAAAAGAGTTCCTACCTAAGCAACACGATTGTGGTGCTTTGGTCCGATCACGGATTTCATCTGGGTGAAAAGCGGTCCTACACTAAATTCTCGTTATGGGAGGAGTCGACGCGAGTCCCATTCATCATTTGGGATCCGCGAGGCCAGAATGGCAACGGACAAACGTGTTCCGAACCGGTTGGACTGATCAATGTCTATCGAACCTTGTGCGAGATGACGGGAATCACACCGCCGGAGTATGTGGACGGCCAGAGTCTGGTGCCGTGGTTAGAAAACCCGACGAAGCCAATGGACCAACCGGCGATGACCACATGGGGCCGCGGCAACTACACGTTGCGGACAAAGGACTGGCGTTACACCCGTTACTTCGACGGAACCGAAGAACTGTACAACCACGCCAAAGATCCCCAGGAATGGACGAACTTGGCAAGTAACCCAGAGTATGCCGAAATGAAGCGTGACCTGGCGAAAAAGTGGTTGCCGAAAACGGAGGCGCCGAGAGTCCTTTCCGGCAAAGCGCTGGACAACGTGTGGGATGCGGACAAACCGCTACAGAAATTTAAGACGAAATAA
- a CDS encoding serine/threonine protein kinase: MMLSLSNTDIQLPNPRPHGLAKYSELTEMARGGNGLLYSAHDQIVGRTVAIKMLLPEHRLDRAHRRRLLREARVTAQLEHPGIVPVHEIGEDDEYGIYYVMKRISGENFFSVLRQLGKGDAEVAAAFPLHRRIEIIRDTCQTLVFAHAAGVIHRDLKPENIWVGNFGEVTLLDWGLAKIWGQSLLQDGRYRTSSAPHDKSSEASPSVKHDKKNHEVPQLTPSDQLLGTPTYMSPEQITDQDIDERSDVFSAGVCLYEAMAIAEPFRGKDRNDTFDNIRLRQPTPPSERSPKQHIPVEADRIVFKAIAKQTTSRYQSMRELIADLDELLVIVRQDETE; this comes from the coding sequence ATGATGCTTTCGCTTTCGAACACTGATATTCAGCTTCCGAATCCTCGCCCCCATGGTCTTGCCAAGTACAGCGAACTGACCGAGATGGCTCGGGGTGGCAACGGTTTGCTCTATTCGGCTCACGATCAAATTGTTGGACGCACCGTTGCGATCAAAATGCTGTTGCCCGAGCACCGGCTGGATCGTGCGCACCGGCGGCGTCTGCTACGTGAAGCACGCGTGACGGCACAACTGGAGCATCCTGGGATCGTGCCCGTGCACGAAATTGGAGAGGACGACGAGTACGGGATCTACTATGTGATGAAGCGGATTTCGGGCGAGAACTTTTTCTCGGTGCTCCGGCAACTCGGCAAGGGTGACGCAGAAGTGGCCGCTGCGTTCCCGCTGCACCGACGGATCGAGATCATTCGGGACACGTGCCAAACCTTGGTGTTTGCACACGCGGCCGGGGTGATTCATCGCGACCTGAAACCAGAGAACATTTGGGTTGGCAACTTCGGTGAAGTCACGCTGTTGGACTGGGGCTTGGCAAAAATCTGGGGGCAGTCCCTGTTACAGGACGGTCGATATCGGACCTCGTCGGCCCCTCACGATAAATCCAGTGAAGCGTCGCCATCGGTGAAGCACGACAAGAAGAACCACGAGGTGCCGCAGTTAACGCCCTCGGATCAGTTGCTCGGGACACCGACTTACATGTCGCCGGAGCAGATCACGGACCAGGATATTGACGAACGCAGTGACGTGTTTTCAGCGGGTGTGTGTCTGTACGAAGCAATGGCGATCGCCGAGCCGTTTCGCGGAAAGGATCGCAATGATACGTTCGATAACATTCGATTGCGTCAGCCAACTCCACCGAGCGAGCGTTCGCCCAAGCAACACATCCCTGTCGAAGCCGATCGAATCGTCTTCAAAGCGATCGCGAAACAAACGACCAGCCGATATCAGTCGATGCGTGAACTGATTGCGGACTTGGACGAGTTGCTGGTGATCGTCCGTCAAGACGAAACCGAGTGA
- a CDS encoding AraC family transcriptional regulator — protein MSLHPEASILFSQLSEPFTGESLFDGLHDTVYFIKNAAGQYVVVNETLVQRCGLKRKSQLIGRTSEEILRPPFGHSFTRQDQALLQSGKPLVGQLELHLYASRDVGWCLTNKYALTGRDGGRIGLVGFSRDLDKHNESTEDYQRLGSAIRFAQESLAHPISVTEMAETAGLSRYQLDRRMRIVFGLNTGQWLLKQRIDRACELLQTTQKSIIDVALETGYADQSAFTRQFGRATGISPSQYRKVELRTQE, from the coding sequence ATGTCACTGCACCCCGAAGCATCGATTCTGTTCAGCCAACTCAGTGAACCCTTCACCGGGGAATCGCTGTTCGATGGCCTGCATGACACCGTTTACTTTATCAAAAACGCTGCGGGGCAGTACGTTGTCGTCAACGAAACATTAGTCCAACGGTGTGGACTTAAACGAAAGTCCCAATTGATCGGGCGCACATCGGAAGAGATTCTTCGTCCCCCGTTCGGACACAGCTTCACGCGCCAGGACCAAGCGTTACTGCAATCCGGCAAGCCGCTGGTCGGACAGCTGGAACTGCATCTTTACGCGTCACGTGATGTCGGTTGGTGCCTAACCAATAAGTACGCATTAACGGGTCGCGACGGCGGACGGATTGGTCTGGTCGGATTCTCCCGCGACCTGGACAAACACAATGAATCCACCGAGGACTATCAACGTTTAGGCAGTGCGATTCGGTTCGCTCAAGAATCCCTCGCCCATCCGATCAGCGTGACCGAAATGGCTGAAACCGCGGGCCTGTCGCGATACCAACTGGATCGACGAATGCGAATCGTGTTCGGACTGAATACCGGCCAGTGGCTATTGAAGCAACGCATCGACCGAGCGTGCGAGTTGCTACAAACAACCCAAAAGTCAATTATCGACGTCGCGTTAGAAACCGGCTACGCCGACCAAAGCGCCTTCACCCGACAATTCGGTCGAGCCACCGGCATTTCCCCCAGCCAATACCGCAAAGTGGAACTCCGAACTCAGGAGTGA
- a CDS encoding sulfatase, with protein MSLLKVSSMRVWLPLFVVVCLAVSVQAERKNVLFIAVDDLKPLLKCYGHEHVHSPNIDALAASGMVFRNAHCQQALCGPSRMSLLTGYYPDTLGIYSMGPERFKFRPKYPDLVTLPQHFKNSGYTTIGTGKIFDPRSVEGDWDGPQDAVSWTEFFGKNPYNAKTGRPITGGYYHDPALKDLVAKLKQDSAAEGLKHKALQQYLREHGGGPAVECYDVPDDAYRDGSIANRGLEQLERLADSNKPFFLAVGFTKPHLPFVAPQKYWDLYDREKLELAPFQHSPENAPPCAESGYVEARGYSGVPADGPIPEPVQRELIHGYLACVSYVDAQIGKLITKLKETGAYDNTIIVLWGDHGFHLGDKQLWGKHTNYEQSTHAPLIIANPGLPGGEFNDSPVNLIDIFPTLCELTELGTPEGIEGKSLLPILKGSKNSVNDFAASIYPRSGIWGIAIRTERYRYVAWYKGSYNKKWHGARLNRKPQFTELYDYQTDPLEQKNLSGEPAYVEIEKELAAVNREHVASTQSNQFQVKD; from the coding sequence ATGAGTCTATTGAAAGTGTCTTCGATGAGAGTTTGGTTGCCGCTGTTCGTGGTTGTTTGTCTGGCCGTTTCAGTTCAGGCGGAGAGAAAGAACGTGTTGTTCATCGCGGTTGATGATTTGAAACCGTTGTTGAAATGCTACGGACACGAACACGTTCATTCCCCCAACATTGATGCCCTGGCGGCTTCAGGAATGGTGTTTCGCAACGCCCATTGCCAACAAGCGTTGTGTGGGCCATCGCGAATGAGTTTGTTGACGGGTTACTACCCCGACACACTCGGCATCTACAGCATGGGACCGGAACGATTCAAATTTCGCCCCAAATATCCTGACCTCGTCACCCTGCCGCAGCACTTCAAGAACAGTGGATACACGACCATTGGAACGGGCAAGATTTTTGATCCGCGAAGCGTGGAAGGTGACTGGGACGGACCTCAGGATGCAGTCTCCTGGACAGAGTTCTTTGGGAAGAATCCCTATAACGCAAAAACCGGTAGGCCAATTACCGGCGGTTACTACCACGATCCTGCACTGAAGGACTTGGTAGCCAAACTGAAACAAGATTCTGCGGCCGAAGGCCTCAAACACAAGGCTCTTCAGCAATACCTGCGTGAGCACGGCGGCGGTCCGGCCGTGGAATGTTATGACGTTCCTGACGACGCCTACCGAGACGGCAGCATCGCCAATCGCGGACTTGAGCAACTGGAGAGGCTCGCCGATTCGAACAAGCCGTTTTTCTTAGCCGTCGGCTTTACCAAGCCGCACCTTCCCTTCGTCGCGCCCCAGAAATACTGGGACCTCTATGATCGCGAAAAACTCGAACTCGCTCCGTTCCAGCATTCTCCCGAGAACGCACCCCCGTGTGCCGAATCCGGCTACGTTGAGGCCCGCGGGTACAGCGGTGTGCCGGCTGATGGTCCAATTCCCGAACCCGTGCAGCGGGAACTGATTCATGGTTACCTCGCTTGCGTTTCTTACGTCGACGCGCAAATCGGCAAGCTGATTACAAAGTTGAAAGAGACCGGCGCCTACGACAACACAATCATCGTACTTTGGGGCGACCACGGATTTCACCTTGGCGACAAACAACTCTGGGGCAAACACACAAACTATGAGCAGTCCACTCACGCTCCGCTGATTATCGCGAACCCCGGTCTTCCAGGGGGCGAGTTCAACGATTCCCCGGTCAACCTGATCGATATTTTCCCGACGCTTTGTGAGCTGACCGAATTGGGAACGCCCGAGGGAATCGAAGGCAAGAGTCTGTTGCCGATCCTAAAAGGCAGCAAAAACTCGGTGAACGACTTTGCCGCCAGCATCTATCCGCGAAGCGGTATTTGGGGAATTGCGATTCGGACGGAGCGTTACCGATACGTCGCTTGGTACAAGGGTTCCTACAACAAGAAGTGGCACGGCGCTCGGCTGAACCGCAAGCCACAATTCACCGAACTGTACGACTACCAGACGGATCCACTGGAGCAAAAGAATTTGTCGGGCGAGCCTGCTTACGTTGAAATCGAGAAAGAACTTGCAGCAGTGAATCGCGAACATGTCGCATCCACGCAAAGCAATCAGTTCCAAGTCAAGGACTGA
- a CDS encoding NAD(P)/FAD-dependent oxidoreductase, whose translation MPRESDSVTIVGAGIVGITCAHYLEQAGFRVTVLDQGKVASACSMANCGYICPSHALPLTEPGAFRVAISSMFNRNSPFRVKPQLSPAVWKWMFQFAKRCTHEQMLAAGKPLQAILESSMSEYHQLISEFKLDCEWKEDGLLYVLQTQRGMDHFAATDKIISDNFGIAAQRIDGDALPEFDSGLKPGLAGAYLYPGDTSVRPDKLNAALTFSLRSRGVRFVEGCELKSVRKEAGRVVALETSKGEFASDQFVFAFGAWASKWESALQCSIPVQPGKGYSVTMGRTANAPKHPILFPEHKVGVSPFDQGLRLGSMMEFAGYDRSIPDRRIQQLRDSARPYLVASVDGPAESKWFGWRPMTWDSLPIIGLAGDLRNAYLATGHNMLGLSLAPGTGRLIAEMMTGQKTHLPSEPYSPSRF comes from the coding sequence ATGCCTCGTGAATCAGACAGCGTCACGATCGTGGGAGCAGGGATTGTTGGGATCACTTGCGCCCACTATTTGGAACAAGCCGGGTTCAGGGTTACGGTGCTTGATCAGGGGAAGGTTGCCAGTGCGTGTTCGATGGCCAACTGCGGCTACATCTGTCCCAGTCACGCACTTCCGCTGACTGAACCGGGCGCGTTTCGGGTTGCGATCAGTTCCATGTTCAATCGCAACTCGCCTTTCCGTGTGAAGCCGCAGTTGAGTCCAGCGGTTTGGAAGTGGATGTTTCAGTTTGCCAAACGTTGCACCCACGAACAGATGCTGGCCGCGGGTAAGCCGCTGCAAGCGATTCTGGAATCATCGATGTCGGAGTACCATCAGCTGATTTCTGAATTCAAGCTGGACTGCGAATGGAAAGAAGACGGTCTGTTGTACGTTTTGCAAACGCAACGAGGGATGGATCATTTCGCGGCCACCGACAAGATTATTAGCGACAACTTCGGCATCGCTGCGCAGCGGATCGATGGCGACGCCTTGCCCGAATTCGACTCCGGATTGAAACCCGGTTTGGCGGGCGCGTATCTGTATCCGGGAGACACGTCGGTTCGACCCGATAAGCTGAATGCTGCCTTAACGTTCAGTTTGCGATCTCGCGGCGTCCGGTTTGTGGAAGGGTGCGAACTTAAATCGGTTCGCAAAGAGGCCGGACGTGTGGTCGCTTTGGAGACGTCGAAGGGCGAGTTCGCCAGCGATCAATTCGTATTCGCGTTCGGAGCGTGGGCATCGAAATGGGAGTCGGCGCTGCAGTGCTCAATTCCGGTCCAGCCGGGCAAAGGCTACTCGGTCACGATGGGACGCACCGCGAACGCCCCAAAGCACCCGATCCTTTTCCCTGAACATAAAGTGGGCGTGTCGCCGTTCGACCAAGGCTTGCGTTTAGGTTCGATGATGGAATTCGCGGGATATGACCGTTCGATTCCGGATCGTCGTATCCAGCAACTTCGTGATTCGGCACGGCCTTACTTGGTCGCATCGGTGGATGGGCCAGCGGAATCGAAATGGTTCGGTTGGCGACCGATGACGTGGGACAGTCTGCCCATCATCGGATTGGCAGGCGACCTGCGAAATGCATATCTCGCCACCGGCCACAACATGCTGGGCTTGAGTCTTGCGCCCGGGACCGGGCGTCTGATTGCGGAGATGATGACCGGCCAGAAAACGCATCTTCCCAGTGAGCCGTACTCACCAAGCCGCTTCTAG
- a CDS encoding cellulase family glycosylhydrolase, whose amino-acid sequence MMLVRSIIWAMLALATTVAAQAATLQKLHVKEGTLYFADGTEALLWGVNFQPSLFWEYRRMARHGLHKPFDMAKYKAMIDEGFDEIQRMDCNLIRIHIATSDITDTEGKLIENQWLDSLDYVIASAEQREIYVSLSFLNNIGAMDGSFVSKNAMKKADWMVDPDFMAMADSYIRQLLNRKNQYSEGQLYKNSPALAIVEPINEPAYFNHQNINEFPQCNEVYRAWLTKFDKQDTKENFLAFRYENTKDYVNRMVKLFRQEEVTAPMAWSLEWPRAIEWTGEDVFCAAADSDAELISICFYPGQFESHNKRGEEMKEVGETNFLPYLQRTYDDRKYHGWLLEDRFKNKARVVYEFETFHNQTSYLYPAMAKLFRSLGIQAASMWTYILPGQAEYTAAPHNLNLKTTPNKAAAFMAAGQVMRSEPRFKQYETTSETDDHFQHASLSYQHGCSAFADDEILIYSETMPDEFSQHLLDGQTDFKRIVGRGDSPWASYGGTGLYFIETTGENRLQIQILPDADFVVPHFRPNKIGKIAVRLSTDQSHTFELKMPGLNDRSKVFQMTTGKREPVIRTPDGLRFEAKPGERYEIER is encoded by the coding sequence ATGATGCTGGTTCGATCAATCATTTGGGCGATGTTGGCGTTAGCGACAACTGTTGCTGCACAAGCTGCGACCCTGCAAAAGCTGCATGTCAAGGAAGGCACTTTGTATTTCGCCGACGGCACCGAGGCACTGCTTTGGGGAGTCAACTTTCAGCCGTCGCTGTTCTGGGAATACAGACGGATGGCACGTCATGGGCTACACAAGCCTTTCGACATGGCAAAATACAAGGCCATGATCGATGAGGGTTTTGATGAAATCCAACGCATGGATTGCAACCTCATTCGCATCCACATCGCGACTTCAGATATCACCGATACCGAGGGGAAGCTGATTGAAAACCAATGGCTCGATTCGCTCGACTACGTTATCGCGTCCGCCGAACAGCGAGAGATTTATGTCTCTCTTTCGTTTCTGAATAACATCGGAGCGATGGATGGTTCTTTCGTTTCCAAGAACGCGATGAAAAAAGCGGATTGGATGGTGGATCCCGATTTCATGGCCATGGCGGATTCCTACATTCGACAATTGCTGAACCGAAAAAACCAATACAGCGAAGGCCAGCTGTATAAGAACAGCCCCGCACTGGCGATTGTCGAGCCGATCAACGAGCCGGCGTATTTCAATCATCAGAACATCAATGAGTTCCCACAATGCAACGAGGTCTATCGGGCTTGGCTCACCAAGTTTGATAAACAGGACACGAAAGAGAACTTCCTGGCGTTCCGCTACGAGAACACGAAAGACTATGTCAACAGAATGGTGAAGCTGTTCCGTCAGGAAGAGGTGACGGCACCGATGGCATGGTCGCTTGAGTGGCCGCGGGCGATCGAGTGGACTGGCGAGGACGTTTTCTGCGCGGCCGCTGATTCAGATGCCGAATTGATTTCAATATGCTTCTACCCAGGGCAATTCGAGTCACACAACAAACGCGGTGAAGAGATGAAGGAGGTGGGTGAGACCAACTTCCTGCCGTACCTTCAACGAACTTACGATGATCGGAAGTATCACGGTTGGCTGCTGGAAGATCGCTTCAAAAACAAGGCTCGTGTGGTTTACGAGTTTGAGACCTTTCACAACCAAACTTCGTATCTCTATCCGGCGATGGCGAAACTGTTCCGGTCGCTAGGCATCCAGGCTGCATCCATGTGGACCTACATACTGCCTGGGCAAGCTGAATACACTGCCGCGCCGCACAACTTGAACCTGAAAACGACACCCAACAAGGCGGCCGCGTTCATGGCCGCTGGACAGGTCATGCGTAGCGAACCGCGTTTCAAACAGTACGAAACGACGTCTGAAACCGATGACCATTTTCAGCATGCGTCGCTTTCTTACCAACACGGATGCTCGGCCTTCGCTGATGACGAAATATTGATCTACAGCGAAACCATGCCCGACGAATTTTCGCAGCATCTTCTAGACGGGCAAACCGACTTCAAGCGAATCGTAGGACGCGGCGACTCCCCTTGGGCTAGCTACGGAGGCACGGGCCTCTACTTCATTGAGACGACGGGCGAGAACCGCTTGCAGATTCAGATCCTACCCGATGCTGATTTCGTCGTTCCGCACTTCCGCCCTAACAAAATTGGCAAAATCGCCGTTCGTCTGTCGACCGATCAAAGCCACACGTTCGAACTGAAAATGCCCGGCCTCAACGACCGCAGCAAGGTTTTCCAAATGACGACGGGAAAACGCGAACCGGTGATCCGCACGCCTGACGGCCTTCGTTTCGAGGCCAAACCGGGTGAGCGGTATGAAATCGAGAGATAG
- a CDS encoding dihydrodipicolinate synthase family protein, whose amino-acid sequence MTVDASVFRGCIPALMTPCNSDGEVNYDGLVRKGKEMMDAGMTAVVYCGSMGDWPLLTDQQRQHGVEVLCKAGIPVVVGTGAQNSVLAAEHASHAAKVGAAGLMVIPRVLSRATSPAAQRNHFGAILSAAPQLPAVIYNSPYYGFETKADLFFNLRAEFSNLVGFKEFGGADSLSYAAEHITNADDDVLLMAGVDTQVYHGFVRCGAVGAITGIGNCLPAEVLKYVALCEAAAAGDCQADHYARELSNAFTVLSTFDEGPDLVLYYKYLLFLLGDADYEFQMNGSDSLAPSQAAFAKAQLEQFQTWWKNWPGTDYSC is encoded by the coding sequence ATGACGGTTGACGCATCGGTTTTTCGAGGTTGTATCCCCGCCCTGATGACTCCCTGTAATTCGGATGGAGAAGTGAATTACGACGGGTTGGTTCGCAAGGGGAAAGAGATGATGGACGCCGGCATGACGGCGGTTGTCTATTGTGGTTCGATGGGAGATTGGCCTCTGTTGACGGACCAACAACGCCAACATGGTGTCGAAGTGCTTTGCAAAGCGGGGATTCCTGTTGTTGTTGGAACCGGTGCGCAGAATTCAGTGCTGGCAGCAGAGCATGCCAGTCACGCTGCGAAGGTTGGCGCTGCGGGCTTGATGGTGATTCCACGAGTGCTTTCGCGAGCCACTTCGCCGGCCGCACAACGCAATCACTTCGGCGCGATTCTTTCCGCTGCTCCACAGCTTCCAGCGGTGATTTACAACAGCCCGTATTATGGTTTTGAAACCAAGGCGGATCTGTTTTTCAACCTGCGAGCTGAGTTCTCCAACTTGGTTGGTTTTAAGGAGTTCGGCGGTGCTGACTCGCTGTCCTATGCAGCCGAGCACATCACGAACGCGGACGACGACGTTTTGTTGATGGCGGGTGTCGACACACAGGTTTATCACGGCTTTGTTCGTTGTGGTGCCGTGGGTGCAATCACTGGGATTGGCAACTGCCTTCCCGCTGAAGTGTTGAAGTACGTCGCACTTTGCGAGGCCGCAGCGGCTGGTGATTGCCAGGCTGACCATTACGCTCGCGAACTGTCGAACGCGTTCACGGTTCTATCGACCTTTGATGAAGGACCCGATTTGGTTCTTTACTACAAGTACCTGCTGTTCTTGTTGGGCGATGCCGATTACGAGTTCCAAATGAATGGATCGGATTCGCTGGCTCCAAGCCAAGCTGCGTTTGCCAAGGCTCAACTGGAACAATTCCAGACATGGTGGAAGAACTGGCCTGGCACCGACTACTCGTGCTAA